The Chitinophagales bacterium genome has a window encoding:
- the rplF gene encoding 50S ribosomal protein L6 — MSRIGRSIISIPKGVTITVGKDNTVTVKGPKGELKENIDRDLTVEINDTELLVKRPTDQIRHRAIHGLSRALIANMVTGVTEGFKKELDLVGVGFRASVQGQTLDMSLGYSHNIIFDLPKEIKADAKMEKGIPPRITLESIDKQLLGQVAAKIRSLRKPEPYKGKGVRYSDEVVRRKAGKAAGK; from the coding sequence ATGTCACGTATAGGTAGAAGTATAATTTCAATCCCGAAAGGTGTAACCATTACAGTGGGCAAGGATAACACCGTAACTGTAAAAGGACCTAAAGGCGAGTTGAAAGAGAACATCGATCGCGACCTCACCGTTGAGATCAATGACACTGAATTGCTGGTTAAGCGCCCAACAGACCAGATCCGCCACCGCGCGATACATGGCCTGAGCCGTGCGTTGATAGCCAACATGGTAACCGGTGTAACTGAAGGATTTAAGAAAGAGCTTGACCTGGTGGGTGTGGGTTTCCGTGCTTCTGTTCAGGGACAGACACTTGATATGTCTTTAGGTTATTCTCACAACATCATCTTCGATCTGCCAAAAGAGATCAAAGCTGATGCTAAGATGGAAAAAGGTATCCCTCCAAGGATCACTCTTGAGTCTATTGACAAACAACTGTTAGGACAAGTTGCTGCCAAGATACGCAGCCTGCGTAAGCCTGAGCCTTACAAAGGAAAAGGTGTTCGTTACTCTGATGAGGTGGTTCGCCGCAAAGCAGGTAAAGCAGCTGGTAAATAA
- the map gene encoding type I methionyl aminopeptidase: MIHIRSTEEIEIIRKNALMVTATLTEVAKFLKPGITTESIDAMAETFIRDHGGTPSFKGYGPKYSPFPASLCISVNEQVVHGFPSKYVVKEGDIISVDCGFYRDGYHGDHAYTFAIGEVKDEYLQLMRVTKEALMLGIEQAKEGNRVGDISYTIEDYTSKKHGYGVVRELVGHGVGRNLHEDPQVPNYGRRGDGKRLKVGMVLAIEPMINLGTHKVVTEDDGWTITTKDKKVSVHYEHTTAVGKEKGDNLSDFGPIEEAEKANPELNTGHLKKVIMS; encoded by the coding sequence ATGATACACATAAGAAGTACAGAAGAGATCGAGATCATAAGAAAAAACGCCTTAATGGTAACTGCCACCTTAACCGAGGTGGCAAAGTTTTTAAAGCCGGGCATCACTACAGAGTCTATTGATGCTATGGCGGAAACTTTCATCAGGGACCATGGCGGCACGCCTTCTTTTAAGGGTTACGGACCTAAATATTCGCCTTTCCCGGCCAGCCTTTGTATATCTGTCAACGAGCAGGTAGTACATGGTTTCCCATCGAAATACGTGGTTAAAGAAGGAGACATAATATCCGTTGACTGTGGTTTTTATCGCGATGGTTACCATGGCGATCATGCCTATACTTTTGCTATTGGTGAAGTAAAAGATGAGTACCTGCAACTGATGCGTGTGACCAAAGAGGCACTGATGCTGGGTATAGAGCAGGCTAAAGAAGGCAACCGTGTTGGCGATATATCTTATACTATTGAGGATTATACCTCAAAAAAACATGGTTATGGTGTTGTGCGCGAGCTGGTAGGGCACGGAGTAGGGCGCAACCTGCACGAAGACCCCCAGGTGCCTAACTACGGCCGCCGTGGCGATGGTAAACGCCTGAAGGTGGGTATGGTGCTGGCTATAGAGCCTATGATCAACCTGGGTACGCATAAGGTAGTTACCGAGGATGATGGCTGGACCATTACAACCAAAGACAAGAAAGTATCTGTGCACTACGAACATACTACGGCTGTAGGTAAAGAAAAGGGTGATAACCTCTCTGACTTCGGCCCGATAGAAGAAGCCGAAAAGGCTAACCCGGAACTGAATACCGGGCACCTGAAAAAGGTGATCATGTCGTAA
- the rpmD gene encoding 50S ribosomal protein L30 yields MAKIKVTQIKSGIDRPENQKRTLFALGLRKMHATVEVEGTPQVLGMVRTVSHLVKVEEVK; encoded by the coding sequence ATGGCTAAAATTAAAGTAACACAAATAAAGAGTGGCATCGACCGCCCTGAGAACCAAAAGCGTACTTTGTTCGCTTTGGGTCTGCGTAAAATGCACGCTACAGTGGAAGTAGAAGGTACTCCCCAGGTTTTGGGTATGGTAAGAACCGTAAGCCACCTGGTAAAAGTGGAAGAAGTAAAATAG
- the rplR gene encoding 50S ribosomal protein L18, whose translation MALDKKVVRRQKLRWRIRARVVGTATKPRMSVFRSNKDIYVQLIDDATGTTLASANSREKDIAAQKGNKVEKSAMVGKSVAQKALALGIEKCVFDRGGYLYHGRVKSVADGAREGGLKF comes from the coding sequence ATGGCACTTGATAAAAAAGTAGTTCGCCGCCAGAAATTACGTTGGCGTATACGTGCAAGGGTTGTAGGCACCGCCACAAAACCTCGTATGTCCGTATTCCGCAGCAACAAAGACATCTATGTACAACTCATAGATGACGCTACAGGTACAACACTTGCTTCAGCAAATTCACGCGAGAAAGATATCGCAGCTCAAAAAGGTAACAAAGTTGAGAAATCAGCTATGGTAGGTAAGTCTGTTGCTCAAAAAGCACTGGCGCTGGGCATCGAAAAATGCGTATTCGATCGCGGTGGTTATTTATATCATGGCCGTGTTAAGTCTGTTGCAGACGGTGCACGCGAAGGTGGCCTGAAATTCTAA
- a CDS encoding ABC transporter permease, whose protein sequence is MNDVNPNTRWRHKLLRKPSVVVALGIIGLTTIIAIFAYQFAPDDTPYANHMIVELGAKEPGFTTQLLYVPKTTVPAKGGLLSRIFSGTPSAFNTVPINSYALRDDELLVTHYIDDDIQDTIIYPISSLAVDKTAGIAEQRQYVQDKLIKQKTFYLGTDRYGRDILSRLLIGARVSLSVGFIAVLLSITIGIFLGSLAGYYGGITDNLVMWFINILWAIPTLLLVFAITLTIGKGFWQIFIAIGLTMWVSAARLIRGQAMALKEMEYITAAKALGLSDGRIIYRHILPNIAGPIMVIAASNFATAILIEAGLSFLGIGVQPPTPSWGLMIKEHYNFLLTNRPLLAIIPGLAIMLLVYAFNILGNALRDVLDVRG, encoded by the coding sequence ATGAACGATGTCAACCCCAATACCCGATGGCGGCATAAGTTGCTGCGCAAGCCCTCTGTTGTGGTGGCGCTGGGTATCATCGGGCTGACCACTATTATTGCCATATTTGCCTACCAGTTTGCCCCGGATGATACACCATATGCCAATCATATGATAGTAGAACTGGGTGCCAAAGAACCGGGGTTCACCACACAGTTATTGTATGTTCCCAAGACAACTGTACCAGCAAAGGGGGGCCTCCTTTCCCGAATATTCAGCGGCACGCCATCAGCCTTCAATACAGTTCCCATAAACAGTTATGCACTTCGTGACGATGAACTGTTGGTGACCCACTATATAGATGATGATATACAGGACACCATTATCTATCCTATAAGCTCCCTTGCAGTTGATAAGACCGCCGGCATTGCAGAACAACGACAATACGTGCAGGATAAACTGATAAAACAGAAAACCTTCTATTTAGGTACAGACAGGTATGGCAGGGATATCCTCTCCCGGTTGCTGATAGGGGCAAGGGTGAGCCTCTCTGTGGGCTTTATCGCCGTTCTGCTGTCCATCACGATAGGCATCTTTTTAGGCTCGCTTGCGGGGTATTATGGCGGCATTACAGACAACCTGGTGATGTGGTTCATTAACATCCTCTGGGCGATACCTACCCTGTTGCTCGTATTTGCCATCACACTGACCATAGGCAAGGGATTCTGGCAGATATTCATTGCCATAGGGCTGACCATGTGGGTGAGTGCCGCCAGGCTGATACGCGGGCAGGCGATGGCACTGAAAGAAATGGAATACATCACCGCAGCAAAAGCACTCGGACTGAGTGATGGCCGTATCATCTACAGGCATATACTGCCCAATATTGCCGGGCCTATCATGGTGATAGCAGCCAGTAATTTTGCTACCGCTATACTCATAGAAGCAGGCCTCAGCTTCCTGGGCATCGGTGTGCAACCTCCTACTCCGTCGTGGGGACTAATGATAAAGGAGCACTACAACTTCCTGCTCACCAACAGGCCTTTACTGGCCATTATACCCGGACTGGCGATTATGCTGCTGGTATATGCCTTCAACATACTGGGTAATGCCCTGAGGGATGTGCTGGATGTTCGCGGATAG
- the secY gene encoding preprotein translocase subunit SecY — MKKLIDTLKNIWSIDELRKRIVYTLALILVYRVGSYVVLPGINPQVLALEGSQQGLLGLFNMFAGGSFSRASIFALGVMPYISASIFMQLAGIVIPQISKLQKEESGRRKVNQYTRYLTVIVTAFQASAYVAYLRAQSGSAILPEFGTFLFWLSTVIVLTAGTLFVMWLGEKITDRGIGNGVSLLIMVGIFARLPASLVQEFSAKNLGGGGGLLIFLIEMAFFIAVIVGLILLTQGVRKIPLNYARRVIGSSNAAREIAGGSRDFIPLKVNSAGVMPIIFAQAIMFIPATLISFTDNETAQGFVRSLSDYTSLPYNVLYAILVIAFTYFYTALIFNPTEMADNLKRNNSFIPGVKPGEPTANYIATIMDRITLPGSVFLAMAGVLPGIAALLGVTSGFASFYGGTSMLIGVGVILDTLQQIESHLLMRRYDGLMKTGRISGRQAAAGASV, encoded by the coding sequence GTGAAGAAACTAATAGACACGCTTAAAAACATCTGGAGTATCGACGAGCTCCGTAAGCGTATTGTATATACTCTGGCACTTATCCTTGTCTATCGTGTAGGCAGCTACGTAGTATTACCCGGTATCAATCCTCAAGTACTGGCCCTTGAAGGTAGCCAGCAAGGTCTTTTAGGCCTGTTCAACATGTTTGCAGGTGGTTCTTTCAGCCGTGCATCCATATTTGCTTTGGGTGTTATGCCCTATATCTCTGCTTCTATCTTCATGCAGCTGGCAGGTATCGTTATACCCCAGATATCAAAACTGCAGAAGGAAGAAAGCGGACGCCGTAAGGTAAACCAATACACAAGGTATCTTACGGTTATCGTTACAGCATTCCAGGCAAGTGCTTATGTTGCTTACCTGCGTGCACAAAGCGGCTCTGCTATCTTACCTGAGTTCGGTACATTCCTGTTCTGGTTATCTACGGTTATCGTATTAACTGCCGGTACATTGTTTGTAATGTGGCTGGGTGAAAAGATCACAGACCGTGGTATTGGTAATGGTGTTTCCCTGCTTATCATGGTGGGTATCTTCGCCCGTCTCCCGGCATCGCTGGTGCAGGAGTTCTCTGCCAAGAACCTGGGCGGCGGTGGTGGCCTGCTGATATTCCTGATAGAAATGGCATTCTTTATCGCAGTGATCGTTGGTCTGATACTGCTGACACAGGGTGTTCGTAAGATACCTCTGAACTATGCACGTCGCGTAATAGGCAGCAGCAATGCAGCACGCGAAATAGCGGGCGGTTCACGCGATTTCATTCCTTTGAAAGTGAACTCTGCGGGTGTAATGCCTATCATATTCGCACAGGCTATCATGTTCATTCCCGCTACTCTTATCAGCTTTACTGATAACGAAACAGCACAGGGTTTTGTAAGGTCACTGTCTGACTATACATCTCTGCCATATAACGTACTGTATGCTATACTGGTTATCGCATTCACATATTTCTATACGGCTTTGATATTCAACCCTACTGAAATGGCTGATAATCTGAAACGTAACAACAGTTTCATACCGGGAGTTAAGCCGGGAGAGCCTACAGCCAACTACATCGCAACTATCATGGACCGTATCACATTACCGGGTTCTGTATTCCTGGCTATGGCCGGTGTATTGCCGGGTATTGCAGCCTTACTGGGTGTTACCAGTGGTTTCGCATCGTTCTACGGTGGTACTTCTATGCTGATAGGTGTGGGTGTTATATTGGATACTTTACAACAAATAGAAAGTCATTTGCTGATGCGCAGGTACGATGGCCTGATGAAGACCGGACGTATATCCGGACGCCAGGCTGCAGCCGGAGCATCTGTATAA
- the rplO gene encoding 50S ribosomal protein L15, protein MQLHNLKPAEGSVKKNRRVGRGEGSGSGVTAGKGNKGQQARTGYQSKIGHEGGQMPIQRRMPKRGFKNMNRVEYKVFNLGDIDFLVEKYGLQEFSLDNLYVNGLTNRTDLVKILGNGELKSKVAFKVNAISAKAKEAIEAAGGTVELL, encoded by the coding sequence ATGCAATTACACAATTTAAAGCCTGCAGAAGGATCAGTAAAGAAAAACAGGCGTGTTGGTCGTGGTGAAGGTAGTGGTTCTGGCGTTACAGCCGGTAAAGGTAACAAGGGCCAGCAGGCTCGTACCGGTTATCAGTCTAAAATAGGTCACGAAGGTGGTCAGATGCCTATTCAGCGTCGTATGCCTAAGCGTGGTTTCAAAAATATGAACAGGGTAGAGTACAAAGTATTTAACCTGGGCGATATTGATTTCCTTGTAGAAAAATACGGACTGCAGGAGTTCTCTCTTGATAATCTTTATGTAAATGGCTTGACCAACCGTACCGATCTGGTGAAGATATTAGGTAATGGTGAACTGAAGTCAAAAGTAGCTTTCAAAGTGAATGCGATAAGCGCAAAAGCTAAAGAAGCTATTGAGGCAGCAGGCGGCACTGTAGAGTTGCTGTAA
- the rpsE gene encoding 30S ribosomal protein S5 — protein MSKVNLSRVKAGDLELQEKVVAINRVVKTTKGGRAFSFSALVVVGNGAGVVGHGLGKAKEVQEAITKGIDDAKKNLIKIPVLHGTIPHVQFAKEGAAKVLIKPAAHGTGVIAGGSMRAVLESAGITDVLTKNLGSANPHNVVKATFSALEQLREPVRVAKDRNISLKKVFNG, from the coding sequence ATGTCAAAAGTAAATTTAAGTCGAGTTAAAGCCGGAGACCTGGAACTGCAGGAGAAAGTGGTAGCTATCAACCGTGTTGTAAAAACAACCAAAGGTGGTCGCGCATTCAGTTTCTCTGCACTGGTTGTTGTTGGTAATGGCGCTGGTGTTGTAGGTCATGGTTTAGGTAAAGCCAAAGAGGTACAGGAAGCAATTACAAAAGGTATAGACGATGCCAAGAAGAACCTGATCAAGATACCGGTTCTGCATGGTACTATCCCTCACGTACAGTTTGCCAAAGAGGGTGCTGCTAAGGTGTTGATAAAGCCTGCCGCTCACGGTACCGGTGTTATCGCTGGTGGTAGCATGAGGGCTGTACTGGAGTCTGCCGGTATTACCGACGTACTGACCAAGAACCTGGGTTCTGCTAACCCGCACAACGTGGTAAAAGCTACTTTCTCTGCACTGGAGCAACTGCGCGAGCCTGTGCGTGTGGCTAAAGACCGCAACATAAGCCTGAAGAAGGTGTTCAACGGGTAA